From a single Lactococcus allomyrinae genomic region:
- a CDS encoding cystathionine gamma-synthase: protein MSKKLDTILAQAGNRQDKITGALVSPLHFSTTYQHPEFGKSTGFDYTRTKNPTRANLEESLAAIESGQYALATSSGMSAVVLALEIFPVGSKVVASRDLYGGSFRWFDEQEAQGRFSFSYANDEQEMINLITPETDIVYIETPTNPMMVEFDIEKIADKAQENGAKVLVDNTFYTPIYQRPLELGADLVIHSATKYLAGHNDVLAGAVIVRDELLYEKLLHHLNTTGAVLSPFDSYLVLRGLKTLSLRVERATDNARKIVSALTENPSVKEVIYSGKGGMISLKVRDEKQIPQILNRLKVFTFAESLGGVESLITYPATQTHHDIPEEIRVSYGLTNDLLRLSIGIEDVSDLIADLEQALEK, encoded by the coding sequence ATGAGTAAAAAATTAGACACAATTTTAGCACAAGCTGGAAATCGACAAGATAAAATTACAGGAGCTTTGGTTAGTCCACTGCATTTTTCAACGACCTATCAACACCCTGAATTTGGCAAATCAACTGGTTTTGACTATACAAGAACAAAAAATCCGACGCGTGCGAATTTGGAGGAATCCTTAGCAGCTATTGAGTCAGGTCAATATGCTTTGGCTACTTCATCGGGAATGTCCGCTGTTGTTCTTGCGTTGGAAATTTTTCCTGTAGGAAGCAAAGTCGTGGCAAGTCGGGATTTGTACGGCGGTTCATTCCGTTGGTTTGATGAACAAGAAGCTCAAGGAAGATTCTCATTTTCCTATGCTAATGATGAGCAAGAGATGATAAATTTAATCACGCCAGAAACGGATATTGTCTATATTGAAACACCGACAAATCCAATGATGGTTGAATTTGATATTGAAAAAATAGCTGATAAAGCGCAGGAAAATGGCGCAAAAGTTCTCGTAGATAATACGTTTTATACTCCTATTTATCAGCGTCCGTTGGAGCTTGGAGCGGATTTGGTTATCCATTCTGCGACGAAATATTTGGCGGGGCATAACGATGTTTTGGCAGGGGCTGTGATTGTTCGAGATGAGCTGTTGTATGAGAAATTACTCCATCATCTCAATACAACAGGAGCAGTTTTGTCACCGTTTGACAGTTATTTGGTGTTGAGAGGGTTGAAAACATTGAGTTTACGTGTGGAGAGAGCTACTGACAATGCACGCAAAATTGTATCAGCACTTACAGAAAATCCGTCAGTAAAGGAAGTCATTTATTCTGGAAAAGGAGGGATGATTTCACTTAAAGTAAGAGATGAAAAACAGATTCCACAGATTTTAAATCGCCTGAAAGTTTTTACATTTGCAGAAAGTTTGGGTGGGGTTGAGAGTCTAATTACTTATCCTGCGACTCAGACTCACCATGATATTCCAGAAGAAATTCGTGTGAGTTACGGGCTGACTAATGATTTGCTGCGCTTGTCAATTGGGATTGAAGATGTCAGCGATTTGATTGCAGACCTTGAGCAAGCTTTGGAAAAATGA
- a CDS encoding homoserine O-succinyltransferase, whose product MPVKVIKNLPAIEDLRADNIFVMDSERARSQNIRPLNLLVVNLMPRKTVTETQLLRLLSNTPLQIDVDFLYTATHEVKNTQQHHLDSFYKSFDEVRARFYDGMIVTGAPVEQLEFEEVDYWEEFLEIMDWSKSHVYSTLHICWGAQAGLYARYGIEKVDLSRKLCGIYENSVENPKHPLFRGFNDSFFCPHSRYTASDEVELSALTDFEILSKSHDTGLSVLTKSNLREVYLFGHLEYDRETLSWEYHRDKNAGLEPDFPENYFPEDDDTKQPRMTWSSAASLFFSNWLNYAVYQGTPYVVERLSKHLEADYDFNNHEN is encoded by the coding sequence ATGCCAGTAAAAGTGATAAAAAATCTGCCCGCGATAGAAGATTTGCGGGCAGATAATATTTTTGTAATGGATAGTGAGCGAGCGCGAAGTCAGAATATTCGTCCGTTGAATTTGTTAGTGGTCAATTTGATGCCCAGAAAAACGGTGACAGAAACTCAACTTCTGCGTCTCTTATCAAATACTCCGCTTCAAATTGATGTGGACTTTTTATATACTGCAACACACGAAGTGAAGAATACGCAACAGCATCATTTAGATAGCTTTTATAAGTCTTTTGATGAAGTTAGGGCACGCTTTTACGATGGTATGATTGTGACGGGAGCTCCTGTGGAGCAGTTAGAGTTTGAAGAGGTTGATTACTGGGAGGAGTTTCTTGAAATCATGGATTGGAGTAAGAGCCATGTTTACTCAACTTTGCATATTTGCTGGGGAGCTCAAGCAGGACTTTATGCGCGTTATGGTATAGAGAAAGTTGATTTATCCAGAAAGTTATGTGGAATTTATGAGAATTCTGTTGAGAATCCTAAACACCCACTTTTTAGAGGCTTCAATGATAGCTTTTTTTGTCCTCACTCACGGTATACAGCTTCTGATGAAGTAGAGCTGTCAGCACTGACAGATTTTGAAATATTATCAAAATCTCATGATACAGGTTTGTCAGTGCTGACAAAGAGTAATTTAAGAGAAGTTTATCTTTTTGGGCATTTAGAGTATGATAGAGAGACATTATCGTGGGAATATCATCGAGATAAGAATGCAGGTCTGGAGCCAGATTTTCCTGAAAATTATTTTCCAGAAGATGACGATACAAAGCAACCTCGAATGACTTGGTCATCTGCAGCATCATTGTTCTTTTCTAACTGGCTTAACTATGCGGTATATCAAGGAACGCCTTATGTTGTTGAACGGCTGAGTAAGCATCTGGAAGCAGATTATGATTTTAATAATCATGAGAATTAA
- a CDS encoding NADH-dependent flavin oxidoreductase, with protein sequence MKFNESLALRSGVVLRNRLVMAPMTIVSSFHDGTVTKEEIQHYAMRSKGLGAVITGTANVTDNGKGWPGELTIATDEAIGALTQLSEGIHQSGAKAILQIFHAGRMTSQKTIGEQPVSASAFAAEIPNAEQPRELDNFEIEAIIEAFGQATRRAIAAGFDGVEIHGANTYLLQQFFSPHSNRRTDEWGGSLEKRAKFPLAVIDRVLAEVKNTAGRPFAVGYRLSPVEITEPGIKFEDTLWLVEQLKAKELDYLHLSLKHFGRKSNDKNYQDKSELAYIHDALKGRVPLIGVGGVRSLEDVEGLLENAEFAAIGQQLLIDPEFAVKLIAKRTDEIISKPFGEAIQDLPMPHPMFKYLEKRYQ encoded by the coding sequence ATGAAATTTAATGAATCACTGGCACTACGCTCAGGTGTTGTTTTAAGAAATAGATTGGTTATGGCGCCAATGACTATTGTGTCAAGTTTTCACGATGGTACGGTGACAAAAGAAGAAATACAGCATTATGCAATGAGAAGTAAAGGGTTAGGAGCGGTAATTACAGGAACAGCTAATGTTACTGATAATGGTAAGGGATGGCCCGGAGAGTTGACGATTGCGACGGATGAAGCGATTGGGGCCTTGACTCAACTTTCTGAAGGAATTCATCAATCGGGGGCGAAAGCAATTTTGCAGATTTTTCATGCTGGACGGATGACTTCTCAGAAAACAATTGGTGAACAACCTGTTTCTGCATCGGCTTTTGCGGCAGAAATTCCAAATGCAGAACAACCACGTGAGCTAGATAATTTTGAGATTGAAGCGATTATTGAGGCATTTGGTCAAGCAACAAGAAGAGCAATTGCTGCGGGATTTGATGGAGTTGAAATTCATGGGGCAAATACTTATTTGTTGCAACAATTTTTCTCACCACATTCTAATCGTCGGACGGATGAATGGGGCGGAAGTCTGGAAAAAAGAGCAAAATTTCCTTTGGCAGTGATTGATCGAGTTCTTGCAGAAGTGAAAAATACAGCGGGCAGACCTTTTGCGGTGGGCTACCGTTTGTCTCCTGTCGAAATAACAGAACCTGGGATTAAATTTGAAGATACGCTTTGGCTGGTTGAGCAATTAAAAGCGAAAGAATTAGATTATTTACATCTTTCGTTGAAACATTTTGGACGTAAGTCAAATGATAAAAATTATCAGGATAAATCAGAACTAGCTTATATTCATGATGCTTTGAAGGGGAGAGTACCGTTGATTGGTGTTGGAGGTGTGAGAAGTCTTGAAGATGTAGAGGGCTTACTTGAAAATGCGGAGTTTGCCGCAATTGGCCAACAACTTTTGATTGATCCTGAGTTTGCTGTTAAATTGATTGCAAAGCGTACGGATGAAATTATTAGCAAACCTTTTGGTGAAGCAATTCAGGATTTGCCGATGCCACATCCAATGTTTAAGTATTTGGAAAAACGGTATCAATGA
- a CDS encoding NUDIX hydrolase yields MKNELQILLENFVPRGEQEISDLKIFRESAKDSRNLTRDSIAHFTASAFVLNEKHDKILGIFHKIYQSWGWMGGHADGDVDLLRVAQKEVHEESGLAELKILSEQPISIENGPVAGHFHRTHGYVSAHIHLNVTFLFEADEKALLHKNEEETAGVAWIPIDEFVEKSSEPEMKIIYEKIISRIKEKY; encoded by the coding sequence ATGAAAAATGAATTACAAATTTTGTTAGAAAATTTTGTTCCACGAGGGGAGCAGGAAATTTCTGATTTGAAAATATTTCGTGAGTCTGCAAAAGATTCACGAAACTTGACGAGAGATTCGATTGCTCATTTTACCGCGAGTGCATTTGTTTTGAATGAAAAGCATGATAAGATATTGGGTATTTTTCATAAGATTTATCAAAGTTGGGGCTGGATGGGCGGTCATGCGGATGGTGATGTCGATCTGCTCAGAGTGGCGCAAAAAGAAGTTCATGAGGAAAGTGGACTTGCAGAATTAAAAATATTATCTGAGCAGCCGATTTCAATAGAAAATGGACCAGTTGCTGGACATTTTCATCGAACACATGGTTACGTATCAGCACATATCCATCTGAATGTAACATTTTTATTTGAGGCGGATGAAAAGGCTTTGTTGCATAAAAACGAAGAAGAAACCGCGGGTGTTGCATGGATTCCAATTGATGAATTTGTTGAAAAATCGTCTGAACCCGAAATGAAAATCATTTATGAAAAGATTATTTCAAGAATAAAAGAAAAATATTGA
- a CDS encoding AEC family transporter codes for MTTIILNALSILLVLILAIVLKKIGLVQQKDGALVSKIVVYVTLPATILLGVNNTRLSSLYFILMAMGVCSNLVLIFIGKFLGRKSSIEERGLYMFDLSGYNIGNFSIPFVSNFFPAAIPFLAMFDMGNSFMVTGATQAIVESTSRKNKHGFILREVLGVLFRNPPFVVYVLMFILAIFGLSFPEKWLIPIQPMANANTLLSIFTIGLFMEFKLPQGKFGLVLKILFWRYILAAVLSIITYLFLPFPHLVKVVLLLIFFCPMSFLHMLQATEFGNDRGTAGLAISLSMFISLILMSAVVIFL; via the coding sequence ATGACAACTATTATTTTAAATGCACTTAGCATTTTGCTTGTGCTAATTCTTGCTATTGTGCTAAAAAAAATTGGTCTGGTTCAACAAAAAGATGGGGCTCTTGTTTCGAAAATAGTGGTTTATGTTACCCTACCTGCGACAATTTTGCTGGGTGTGAACAATACCAGACTTTCAAGTTTGTACTTCATACTTATGGCCATGGGAGTATGTTCTAACCTTGTTCTAATTTTTATTGGTAAATTTTTAGGTCGAAAATCAAGCATAGAAGAAAGAGGTTTGTATATGTTTGACTTGTCCGGCTATAATATCGGAAATTTCTCTATTCCATTTGTAAGCAACTTTTTTCCAGCGGCTATTCCTTTTCTGGCTATGTTTGATATGGGGAACTCTTTTATGGTAACGGGTGCGACACAGGCGATTGTTGAATCTACAAGTAGAAAAAATAAACATGGATTTATTTTACGTGAGGTGCTTGGAGTTTTATTTAGAAATCCTCCCTTTGTTGTTTATGTTTTGATGTTTATTCTTGCGATATTTGGTTTGAGTTTTCCTGAAAAATGGCTTATTCCTATTCAGCCGATGGCAAATGCAAACACCTTGCTTTCGATTTTTACGATAGGTTTATTTATGGAGTTTAAACTTCCTCAAGGAAAATTTGGATTAGTTTTGAAGATTTTATTTTGGCGTTATATTTTGGCAGCTGTTCTTTCAATAATAACCTATCTTTTCTTACCTTTTCCTCATTTGGTAAAAGTAGTATTACTTCTTATCTTTTTTTGCCCAATGTCATTTTTGCATATGCTGCAGGCAACAGAATTTGGTAATGATAGAGGAACGGCAGGGTTGGCGATTAGCTTGTCAATGTTTATCTCATTAATTTTAATGAGTGCTGTTGTTATTTTTTTATAA
- a CDS encoding aldose 1-epimerase family protein — translation MINTLQNGQLTVVIDSFGAEMNSIKSNDIEYLWQADKNFWARHAPVLFPIVGKLKNGEYHYGEETYKMGGHGFARDSEFKLVKEDDDELIYELCQSEESLLHYPFKFTFRVSYILNGNKIKIRYEVKNEDEKFMNFGVGAHSAFNVPLINGSFEDYTLTISPNEKRTFIPLNPASGTLKLDEKSEVEVSKLPLTHQLFDQDALVYTSSDEMKVSLTNDLDDHSVTVTWKNMPYFGLWSPYPAEASFVCIEPWCGIADDENTDGDLTTKFGINELAPEGKFSCEYIIEIK, via the coding sequence ATGATAAATACTTTGCAAAACGGGCAGCTTACAGTTGTTATTGATAGTTTTGGTGCGGAAATGAACTCTATCAAATCTAATGATATTGAATACCTCTGGCAAGCAGACAAAAATTTCTGGGCACGCCACGCTCCAGTCCTTTTTCCTATCGTTGGTAAGTTGAAAAATGGGGAATATCATTATGGAGAAGAAACTTACAAGATGGGCGGACATGGCTTTGCGCGTGATAGTGAGTTTAAGCTGGTGAAAGAAGATGATGATGAACTTATCTATGAACTGTGCCAATCAGAAGAAAGCTTATTACATTATCCTTTTAAATTTACTTTCCGAGTTTCTTACATACTCAATGGAAACAAGATTAAAATTCGTTATGAAGTAAAAAATGAAGATGAAAAATTTATGAATTTTGGTGTTGGGGCCCATTCAGCCTTTAATGTTCCTTTAATAAATGGTTCATTTGAAGATTATACTTTGACGATTTCACCAAATGAAAAGAGAACATTTATCCCGCTTAATCCAGCATCAGGCACATTAAAACTGGATGAAAAGTCTGAAGTAGAAGTTTCCAAACTTCCATTGACACATCAACTTTTTGACCAAGATGCTTTGGTTTATACTTCTTCAGATGAGATGAAGGTCTCATTGACGAATGACCTTGATGATCATAGTGTTACTGTAACATGGAAAAATATGCCCTATTTTGGATTATGGTCACCTTATCCTGCTGAAGCATCATTTGTCTGTATTGAACCCTGGTGTGGAATTGCTGATGATGAAAATACAGACGGTGATTTGACGACAAAATTTGGAATCAATGAACTTGCGCCAGAAGGAAAATTTTCTTGCGAATATATCATTGAAATTAAGTAA
- a CDS encoding Nramp family divalent metal transporter, with the protein MKSRNSQRMKLIHHTNGKSLEEINGTIEVPKDSKFFKTLLAYSGPGALVAVGYMDPGNWSTSITGGQNFQYLLISVILMSSLIAMLLQYMSAKLGIVSQMDLAQAIRARTSKALGIILWILTELAIMATDIAEVIGAAIALYLLFNIPLVLAVFITVLDVFLLLLLTKIGFRKIEALVVCLILVILAVFVYQVALSNPDWKGIIEGFVPNQRTFSTHPEIAGMTPLTGALGIIGATVMPHNLYLHSSISQSRKINHKDKADIARAVRFSTWDSNIQLTLAFVVNSLLLIMGVAVFKTGVIKDPSFFGLYDALSNPTVLSNGVLAEVAKTGALSTLFAVALLASGQNSTITGTLTGQVIMEGFIHMRMPIWARRLLTRLLSVIPVLICVSMTKGYSLQAQHEMINNLMNDSQVFLAFALPFSIIPLLMLTNSKNEMGSFKNNWVVQSLGWLSVVALTYLNLIGLPSQIKVFFPENWSSFAEVIAILLIILVLALLAWTIVELYHGNKKILLVNNESK; encoded by the coding sequence ATGAAAAGTCGTAACTCCCAACGTATGAAGTTAATCCATCATACGAATGGGAAATCATTAGAGGAAATTAATGGCACGATTGAAGTGCCAAAGGATTCTAAATTTTTTAAGACTCTACTCGCTTATTCGGGACCAGGTGCTTTAGTAGCCGTTGGTTATATGGATCCAGGAAATTGGTCTACATCAATCACTGGTGGACAAAATTTCCAATATTTATTAATTTCTGTTATTTTGATGTCTAGTCTTATTGCTATGTTGTTGCAGTATATGTCTGCTAAGTTGGGGATTGTCAGTCAGATGGACTTGGCGCAAGCAATTCGAGCGAGGACAAGTAAAGCTCTAGGTATAATTTTATGGATTTTGACTGAGCTTGCCATCATGGCAACAGATATTGCAGAGGTGATTGGAGCCGCAATTGCGCTCTATCTTCTTTTTAACATTCCGCTAGTATTAGCTGTCTTTATCACGGTATTAGATGTCTTTTTGCTCCTTTTATTGACAAAGATAGGTTTTAGAAAAATTGAAGCATTGGTGGTCTGTCTGATTTTAGTTATCTTAGCTGTCTTTGTTTATCAAGTTGCTCTGTCTAATCCCGATTGGAAAGGAATTATTGAAGGATTTGTTCCTAACCAACGTACTTTTTCAACTCATCCAGAAATTGCGGGAATGACACCTTTGACTGGTGCATTAGGTATTATTGGTGCTACGGTTATGCCGCATAACTTATATCTTCATTCTTCAATTTCTCAGTCAAGAAAGATTAATCATAAGGATAAAGCAGATATTGCGCGAGCTGTACGTTTCTCTACTTGGGATTCTAATATTCAGCTGACTCTGGCTTTTGTCGTCAATTCTTTATTGCTTATTATGGGGGTGGCAGTTTTCAAGACTGGGGTGATTAAAGACCCCTCATTCTTTGGTTTGTATGATGCTTTATCAAATCCAACTGTTTTGAGCAATGGTGTACTTGCAGAAGTGGCTAAAACAGGTGCTTTATCTACATTATTTGCTGTTGCCTTACTTGCTTCTGGACAAAATTCGACAATCACAGGGACATTGACTGGTCAAGTTATTATGGAAGGTTTTATACATATGAGAATGCCAATCTGGGCAAGAAGATTGCTTACTCGCTTACTATCAGTTATTCCTGTATTGATATGTGTGTCAATGACAAAAGGATATAGCTTACAAGCTCAACATGAGATGATTAATAATCTGATGAATGACTCGCAAGTCTTTCTCGCCTTTGCACTTCCATTTTCGATTATTCCCCTCCTTATGTTGACAAATAGTAAGAATGAGATGGGAAGTTTTAAAAATAATTGGGTGGTTCAGTCATTAGGTTGGCTCTCTGTCGTTGCACTGACCTATCTTAATCTGATTGGTTTACCCAGTCAAATTAAAGTATTCTTTCCAGAAAATTGGTCAAGTTTTGCGGAAGTTATTGCAATTCTCTTAATTATTTTGGTTTTAGCTTTATTAGCTTGGACAATTGTTGAGCTTTATCATGGAAACAAAAAAATACTTCTTGTCAACAATGAATCTAAATAA
- a CDS encoding metal-dependent transcriptional regulator, which translates to MLKLSKNEQDYLKAIYNLESKNDNEAVSIHLIAKKLDVASPSATEMIKRLSKKELVIYTPYRGVSLSHMGMVQARFIIKSHRVWETFLVEKLGYLSEEVHDEAENLEHASSPKLVEYLYALLGYPKVDPHGSEIPSEVFWEMQQSEIDLEQAKIGERYYITTMAESCKDFFRKLEMSMPHLIKIIERLQDGSVIIKEDNGKCSIIPHFLQDEIYLMQRNGFTTKFDEEKE; encoded by the coding sequence GTGTTAAAATTATCAAAAAATGAGCAAGATTATCTCAAAGCGATTTATAATTTGGAAAGTAAAAATGATAATGAAGCAGTAAGCATTCATTTAATTGCTAAAAAATTAGATGTAGCTTCTCCAAGTGCCACCGAGATGATTAAAAGATTATCCAAAAAAGAACTCGTCATCTATACTCCTTATAGAGGTGTAAGCCTATCTCATATGGGAATGGTACAGGCACGTTTTATAATAAAAAGTCATAGAGTTTGGGAAACTTTTTTAGTAGAGAAACTTGGCTATCTCTCAGAAGAGGTACATGATGAAGCAGAAAATCTGGAACACGCTTCTTCACCGAAACTCGTCGAATATCTTTATGCGCTTTTAGGTTATCCCAAAGTAGACCCTCACGGCTCAGAGATTCCTTCAGAAGTATTTTGGGAAATGCAACAATCAGAGATTGATTTGGAGCAGGCAAAAATTGGTGAAAGATATTATATTACGACAATGGCTGAGTCTTGTAAAGATTTCTTTAGAAAACTCGAAATGTCAATGCCCCACTTGATTAAAATCATTGAAAGACTTCAAGATGGCTCAGTCATCATAAAAGAAGATAACGGAAAATGCTCGATTATTCCTCACTTTCTTCAAGATGAAATCTATCTGATGCAAAGAAATGGCTTTACAACTAAATTTGATGAAGAAAAGGAATGA
- a CDS encoding 3'-5' exoribonuclease YhaM family protein: MVLIKNLELGEFFEGFYLIKSVELRQTRAGKDYLAISFQDRTGTISGNIWDANNKAVEQFRAGKVVHMKALKELYNGMPQVNKIQLRLATDSEPNNSKDYREKSPVNEADLREYVQSIVFKIENGTWNRIVRSILKKFDKEFYEFPAAKTNHHAFEGGLAYHTTTMLQLAEKICEVYPQLNSSLMFAGVLLHDMAKCLEFTGFENTSYTLRGNLLGHIVLIDEEVSKAALELGIGDEKEDLLLLRHCLLSHHGELEYGSPIRPQIMEAEMIHQIDMMDASMMMMETATANLEPGQFSQRVWALDNRNFYKPKID; the protein is encoded by the coding sequence ATGGTTCTCATCAAAAACTTAGAGTTAGGCGAATTTTTTGAAGGCTTTTACCTCATCAAATCCGTCGAACTCAGGCAAACAAGGGCGGGTAAAGATTATCTGGCTATCAGCTTCCAAGACCGTACAGGAACAATCTCTGGTAATATCTGGGATGCTAACAACAAAGCAGTAGAACAGTTCCGAGCAGGGAAAGTTGTTCACATGAAGGCGCTCAAAGAGCTTTATAATGGAATGCCACAGGTTAATAAGATTCAATTGCGCTTAGCGACAGACAGCGAGCCAAATAATTCCAAGGATTACCGCGAAAAATCACCAGTCAATGAAGCTGATTTACGTGAATACGTTCAATCCATTGTTTTCAAGATTGAAAATGGTACATGGAATCGAATTGTTCGAAGTATTCTAAAGAAGTTTGATAAAGAATTTTATGAGTTTCCAGCGGCAAAAACAAATCATCATGCCTTTGAAGGCGGACTTGCCTATCACACAACGACAATGCTCCAATTGGCAGAAAAAATCTGTGAAGTTTATCCACAACTAAACTCTTCGCTTATGTTTGCGGGTGTCTTGTTGCACGACATGGCGAAATGTCTTGAATTTACAGGATTTGAAAATACAAGTTACACTCTTCGAGGAAATCTTCTTGGACATATTGTCTTGATAGATGAAGAGGTAAGTAAGGCAGCGCTTGAACTAGGAATTGGGGATGAAAAAGAAGATTTACTTTTGCTTCGCCATTGCCTGCTCAGTCATCACGGCGAACTAGAATACGGCAGTCCGATTCGTCCGCAAATCATGGAAGCTGAAATGATTCATCAGATTGATATGATGGATGCAAGCATGATGATGATGGAGACGGCGACAGCTAACCTAGAACCAGGGCAATTTAGTCAGCGTGTTTGGGCGCTTGATAATCGTAATTTCTATAAACCAAAAATAGATTAA
- the rmuC gene encoding DNA recombination protein RmuC, translating into MEIIIIILLIVLILLAVANFFKKTDNNKTSNQLNYIQQNLSEMRSDVNQQLGQNRQELSANLQTVSNSVNSNLSVLTENINTKFDHQFKDLQSSNEQKLEKISSSLTESTDRTVSTLSVLTESITERFDQKFKDLQESNDKRLSQIQETVDEKLQETLNRRISQSFEQVTLHLKNVEEGLGEMRSLASDVDSLQKVMTGVKTRGIVGEIQLGRILEQMFTASQYREQVNIQGGNAVDYALILPGKIADSELLLPIDSKFPMEDYQRLQTALESNDTAEIEKTRKALFNAVKSQAKSISEKYIVPPKTTDFAMMFLPTEGLFMEVVNNPELYEQISRDYKVNITGPTTMTAVLNSLQMGFKTLQIEQKSSEVYELLGSIRTEFDKFGGQLEKVQKKLQESESEITKLITTRTNVMQRKLKSIDAAPDSVSSKLLDLED; encoded by the coding sequence GTGGAGATTATCATTATCATTTTACTGATTGTTCTGATTTTACTTGCAGTTGCTAACTTCTTTAAAAAAACAGACAATAACAAAACAAGCAATCAGCTCAATTATATTCAGCAAAATCTCTCGGAAATGCGATCGGATGTTAATCAACAGCTTGGACAAAATCGCCAAGAATTGTCAGCAAACTTACAGACAGTGAGTAATAGTGTGAACAGTAATCTGTCAGTACTGACAGAAAATATTAACACAAAATTTGACCATCAGTTCAAAGATTTGCAGAGTTCAAATGAGCAAAAGCTGGAGAAAATTTCATCAAGTCTGACAGAATCTACTGACAGAACAGTGAGTACCTTGTCAGTACTGACAGAAAGTATTACAGAACGTTTTGACCAAAAGTTCAAAGATTTACAAGAGTCTAACGATAAGCGCTTGAGTCAAATTCAAGAAACGGTTGATGAAAAACTTCAGGAAACACTCAATCGCAGAATTTCACAAAGCTTTGAGCAAGTGACCTTGCATTTAAAAAATGTTGAGGAAGGGCTTGGAGAAATGCGGAGTCTTGCCAGTGATGTGGACAGCTTACAAAAAGTCATGACGGGGGTCAAAACGCGGGGTATTGTTGGCGAAATCCAGCTCGGACGGATTTTGGAGCAGATGTTCACAGCGAGTCAATATCGTGAACAAGTCAATATCCAAGGCGGCAACGCAGTAGATTATGCGCTAATTTTGCCTGGGAAAATTGCTGATTCGGAGTTGCTTTTGCCGATTGACTCAAAATTCCCAATGGAGGATTATCAACGCCTGCAGACAGCGCTAGAATCCAATGACACAGCAGAAATTGAAAAAACACGAAAAGCCTTATTTAATGCAGTAAAATCGCAAGCTAAGTCAATTAGTGAAAAGTACATCGTTCCGCCGAAAACGACAGATTTTGCAATGATGTTCTTGCCAACAGAAGGATTATTCATGGAAGTCGTCAATAATCCTGAACTCTATGAACAAATCAGTCGAGACTACAAGGTCAATATCACAGGTCCAACAACAATGACGGCCGTGCTAAATAGCTTGCAAATGGGATTTAAAACGTTACAAATTGAGCAAAAATCATCAGAAGTCTATGAACTTCTTGGAAGTATTCGCACCGAGTTTGACAAATTTGGCGGTCAACTTGAAAAAGTACAAAAGAAATTGCAAGAATCTGAATCGGAAATCACAAAGCTTATTACAACTCGTACTAATGTGATGCAAAGAAAATTGAAGAGTATTGACGCAGCTCCAGATAGTGTCAGTAGTAAGTTGCTAGACTTGGAAGACTAA